The Streptomyces sp. NBC_01244 genome contains a region encoding:
- a CDS encoding formimidoylglutamate deiminase: protein MPLKTYWLEHAWLGTHVEPGVALDVTDDGRISALRTGAESPPPGAEVLRGLTVPGLANAHSHAFHRALRSTVQVGSGTFWTWRDFMYKVAQNLTPDSYFALARAVYAEMALAGITAVGEFHYVHHAPGGVPYADPNAMGEALIAAAAEAGIRVTLLDTAYLSAGFGEAPNPHQLRFSDGTADAWAERVSALKPREHALIGAAIHSVRAVPAGQLATVAAWASERRAPLHVHLSEQTAENDACLAAHGRTPTQLLADHGVLGPRTTGVHNTHLTDGDIALLGSTTTGTCMCPTTERDLADGIGPAVRLQRAGSPLSLGSDSHAVIDLLEEARAMELNERLSSRTRGHWTANALLTAATADGHAALGWSEAGRLEAGALADFTTIALDSVRTAGALPRLGAETAVFAASAADVRHTVVGGRHIVRDGSHTLVEDVPTTLAHTIAALRG from the coding sequence GTGCCGCTGAAGACGTACTGGCTGGAGCACGCCTGGCTCGGCACCCATGTCGAGCCGGGCGTTGCCCTGGACGTAACTGACGACGGGCGGATCTCCGCCCTGCGGACCGGGGCCGAGAGCCCGCCCCCGGGAGCGGAGGTCCTGCGCGGCCTGACGGTCCCGGGCCTGGCCAACGCGCACAGCCACGCCTTCCACCGGGCCCTGCGCTCCACCGTGCAGGTCGGCAGCGGCACCTTCTGGACCTGGCGCGACTTCATGTACAAGGTCGCCCAGAACCTCACCCCCGACAGCTACTTCGCGCTCGCGCGGGCCGTCTACGCCGAGATGGCGCTGGCCGGCATCACGGCCGTGGGCGAGTTCCACTACGTCCACCACGCCCCCGGCGGAGTCCCGTACGCCGACCCGAACGCCATGGGCGAGGCCCTGATCGCGGCCGCCGCCGAGGCCGGCATCCGCGTCACCCTGCTGGACACGGCGTACCTGTCGGCGGGCTTCGGGGAAGCACCCAACCCCCACCAGCTGCGCTTCTCCGACGGCACCGCGGACGCCTGGGCGGAGCGGGTCTCGGCCCTCAAGCCCCGCGAACACGCCCTGATCGGCGCCGCGATCCACTCGGTCCGCGCGGTACCGGCGGGGCAGCTCGCCACCGTCGCCGCCTGGGCGTCCGAACGCCGGGCCCCGCTCCACGTCCACCTCTCGGAGCAGACCGCCGAGAACGACGCCTGCCTCGCGGCCCACGGCCGCACCCCGACACAGCTGCTCGCCGACCACGGGGTGCTCGGCCCGCGCACCACCGGGGTGCACAACACGCACCTCACCGACGGGGACATCGCCCTCCTGGGCTCCACCACCACCGGCACCTGCATGTGCCCCACCACCGAACGCGACCTCGCCGACGGCATCGGCCCGGCCGTACGCCTCCAGCGCGCGGGCAGTCCGCTCTCGCTGGGCAGCGACAGCCATGCGGTGATCGACCTGCTCGAAGAGGCGCGGGCGATGGAACTGAACGAGCGTCTGAGCAGCCGGACCCGTGGCCACTGGACGGCGAACGCCCTGCTCACCGCCGCCACGGCCGACGGTCACGCCGCCCTCGGCTGGTCGGAAGCGGGCCGCCTGGAAGCGGGCGCGCTCGCGGACTTCACCACCATCGCCCTGGACTCCGTCCGTACGGCCGGGGCGCTGCCCCGTCTCGGCGCGGAGACGGCCGTCTTCGCCGCGTCGGCCGCGGACGTCCGCCACACGGTGGTGGGCGGCCGCCACATCGTCCGCGACGGGTCGCACACCCTCGTCGAGGACGTCCCGACAACCCTCGCCCACACGATCGCAGCCCTCCGCGGCTGA
- a CDS encoding allantoate amidohydrolase has protein sequence MWAELRPIGRDAGSGGYRRYAWTGADADCRTWFQAQAEARGLAYETDRNGNQWAWLGAETYKDVSAGDAVVTGSHLDSVPDGGAFDGPLGVVSSFAALDELRRRGAEFSRPLAITNFGDEEGARFGLACVGSRLAAGQLTKEKAYELRDADGVSLPRAMEAAGYDPETIGADPERLARIGAFVELHVEQGRALDLSGDRVGIASAIWPHGRWRFDFRGEANHAGTTRLADRRDPMLTYAQTVLAARAEAALAGAVATFGKISVEPNGVNAIPSLVRGWLDSRAADQATLDTVVTAIEKAARERADQEGIDLDVVRESFTPVVEFEHALREEMNRILGGSVPVLGTGAGHDAGILSAAVPTAMLFVRNPTGVSHSPREFAAEDDCVAGVLALADVLEGLACR, from the coding sequence ATGTGGGCCGAGCTCCGGCCCATCGGCCGGGACGCGGGCAGCGGTGGCTACCGCCGCTACGCGTGGACCGGCGCCGATGCCGACTGCCGGACCTGGTTCCAGGCGCAGGCCGAGGCCCGCGGCCTCGCGTACGAGACCGACCGCAACGGCAACCAGTGGGCCTGGCTCGGCGCTGAGACGTACAAGGACGTCTCGGCCGGTGACGCCGTCGTCACCGGCTCCCACCTGGACTCCGTCCCCGACGGCGGTGCCTTCGACGGCCCCCTCGGGGTGGTGTCCTCCTTCGCGGCCCTGGACGAACTCCGCAGGAGGGGCGCGGAGTTCTCCAGGCCACTTGCCATCACCAACTTCGGTGACGAGGAAGGGGCCCGCTTCGGCCTCGCCTGCGTCGGCTCCCGGCTGGCCGCCGGACAGCTGACCAAGGAGAAGGCGTACGAGCTCCGCGACGCGGACGGCGTCAGCCTGCCCCGCGCCATGGAGGCGGCCGGGTACGACCCCGAGACCATCGGCGCCGACCCCGAACGCCTCGCTCGCATCGGCGCCTTCGTCGAACTGCACGTGGAACAGGGCCGCGCCCTCGACCTGTCCGGGGACCGGGTCGGCATCGCCTCCGCGATCTGGCCGCACGGCCGCTGGCGCTTCGACTTCCGGGGCGAGGCCAACCACGCCGGCACCACCCGGCTGGCCGACCGCCGCGACCCGATGCTCACCTACGCGCAGACCGTGCTCGCGGCCCGCGCCGAGGCGGCCCTCGCCGGGGCCGTGGCCACCTTCGGGAAGATCTCCGTCGAGCCCAACGGGGTCAACGCCATCCCCTCCCTCGTACGCGGCTGGCTCGACTCCCGCGCCGCCGACCAGGCCACCCTCGACACGGTCGTGACCGCCATCGAGAAGGCCGCCCGCGAGCGAGCGGACCAGGAGGGCATCGACCTGGACGTGGTCCGGGAGTCCTTCACCCCGGTCGTCGAGTTCGAGCACGCCCTGCGCGAGGAGATGAACCGGATCCTCGGCGGCTCCGTCCCCGTGCTCGGCACGGGCGCGGGACACGACGCCGGAATCCTCTCGGCGGCCGTCCCGACCGCCATGCTGTTCGTACGCAACCCCACCGGGGTCTCCCACTCCCCGCGGGAGTTCGCCGCCGAGGACGACTGCGTGGCAGGCGTCCTCGCCCTCGCCGACGTACTGGAAGGCCTCGCGTGCCGCTGA
- the hutU gene encoding urocanate hydratase yields the protein MSGPRPVRAARGTELSTLGWQQEAALRMLQNNLDPEVAEHPDKLVVYGGTGKAARDWRSYDAMVRTLQTLKQDETMLVQSGRPVGVMQTHEWAPRVLLANSNLVGDWANWEEFRRLENLGLTMYGQMTAGSWIYIGTQGILQGTYETFAAVAAKKFNGTLAGTITLTAGLGGMGGAQPLAVTMNDGVAICIDVDPRAIDRRIEHRYLDVKANDLRHALQLAVEARDARKPLSIGLLGNAADLLPQMLAEGAPIDIVTDQTSAHDPLAYLPVGVDFDDMADYAAKDPAGFTTRARESMATHVEAMVGFMDAGAEVFDYGNSIRGEAQLAGYERAFAFPGFVPAYIRPLFCEGKGPFRWAALSGEASDIHKTDKAMLELFPENESLHRWIKMAGERVHFQGLPARICWLGYGERDKAGERFNEMVADGTLAAPLVIGRDHLDCGSVASPYRETEAMLDGSDAIADWPLLNAMVNVASGASWVSIHHGGGVGMGRSIHAGQVTVADGTKLAGEKIRRVLTNDPGMGVIRHVDAGYDIADTVADERGVRIPMREGDSA from the coding sequence ATGTCAGGACCCCGCCCCGTACGGGCCGCACGAGGTACCGAGCTGAGCACCCTGGGATGGCAGCAGGAGGCCGCGCTGCGGATGCTCCAGAACAACCTCGACCCCGAGGTCGCCGAGCACCCCGACAAGCTCGTCGTCTACGGCGGCACCGGCAAGGCCGCCCGCGACTGGCGCTCGTACGACGCGATGGTCCGCACCCTCCAGACCCTCAAGCAGGACGAGACGATGCTCGTCCAGTCCGGCCGCCCGGTCGGCGTCATGCAGACGCACGAATGGGCGCCGCGCGTCCTGCTCGCGAACTCCAACCTGGTCGGCGACTGGGCCAACTGGGAGGAGTTCCGCCGCCTGGAGAACCTGGGCCTGACCATGTACGGCCAGATGACGGCCGGTTCGTGGATCTACATCGGCACCCAGGGCATCCTCCAGGGGACCTACGAGACCTTCGCGGCCGTCGCCGCCAAGAAGTTCAACGGGACCCTGGCCGGCACCATCACCCTCACCGCCGGCCTCGGCGGCATGGGCGGCGCCCAGCCGCTGGCCGTGACGATGAACGACGGCGTCGCCATCTGCATCGACGTCGACCCGCGCGCCATCGACCGCCGCATCGAGCACCGCTACCTCGACGTCAAGGCGAACGACCTGCGCCACGCGCTGCAGCTCGCCGTCGAGGCCCGCGACGCCCGCAAGCCGCTCTCCATCGGCCTGCTCGGCAACGCGGCCGACCTCCTCCCGCAGATGCTCGCCGAGGGCGCGCCCATCGACATCGTGACGGACCAGACCTCCGCCCACGACCCGCTCGCCTACCTGCCGGTCGGCGTCGACTTCGACGACATGGCCGACTACGCGGCCAAGGACCCGGCGGGCTTCACCACCCGCGCCCGCGAGTCGATGGCCACGCACGTCGAGGCCATGGTCGGCTTCATGGACGCGGGCGCCGAGGTCTTCGACTACGGCAACTCCATCCGCGGCGAGGCCCAGCTGGCCGGCTACGAGCGCGCCTTCGCCTTCCCCGGCTTCGTCCCCGCCTACATCCGCCCCCTGTTCTGCGAGGGCAAGGGCCCCTTCCGCTGGGCGGCTCTGTCCGGCGAGGCCTCGGACATCCACAAGACCGACAAGGCGATGCTGGAGCTCTTCCCCGAGAACGAGTCCCTGCACCGCTGGATCAAGATGGCCGGCGAGCGCGTCCACTTCCAGGGACTGCCCGCCCGCATCTGCTGGCTCGGCTACGGCGAGCGCGACAAGGCCGGCGAGCGCTTCAACGAGATGGTCGCCGACGGCACCCTGGCCGCCCCGCTGGTCATCGGCCGCGACCACCTGGACTGCGGTTCGGTGGCCTCCCCGTACCGCGAGACCGAGGCCATGCTCGACGGCTCCGACGCGATCGCCGACTGGCCGCTGCTCAACGCCATGGTCAACGTGGCCTCCGGCGCCTCCTGGGTCTCCATCCACCACGGCGGCGGCGTCGGCATGGGCCGCTCCATCCACGCGGGCCAGGTCACGGTCGCCGACGGCACCAAGCTCGCGGGCGAGAAGATCCGCCGCGTCCTGACCAACGACCCCGGCATGGGCGTCATCCGCCACGTCGACGCCGGCTACGACATCGCCGACACGGTCGCCGACGAGCGCGGCGTCCGCATCCCGATGCGCGAAGGCGACTCGGCGTGA
- a CDS encoding diaminopimelate decarboxylase — protein MAADAHAHAAGDAAAGSGSGSATDSATDSAWRRDLAVRAAVEQGLIDEDSPLLCLLDTAGIRASAAALTSAFARALAPGTPVLHAFAVKAAPLVPVLRLLADAGLGCEVASPGELALARAAGIAPEHIVLDSPAKTAAELREALALGVAVNADNPQELARLDALVRAAGPAPIASPIGVRINPQTGAGSIDALSTATATSKFGIALRDPGAREWLVRAYLDRPWLTRLHTHSGSQGVPLALIAEGVRELYALAEEINAAAGRRQVDTLDIGGGLPVNFTSDTATPSYAEYVSALRSAAPGLFSGAYGLVTEFGRSLTAKHGLVLTRVEYTKTTGGRAIALTHAGVQLATRTVYAPAAWPLRILPYSAKGTPLTGPLVVQDIAGPACFAGDLLAAARELPLLAPGDLVCVPDTGAYAFTAHYGYNSLPRPAVHGFTVDPSGGVRFALARAAQPLSTIPAEAGAATPNALL, from the coding sequence ATGGCAGCCGACGCACACGCGCACGCCGCCGGGGACGCCGCCGCGGGCTCCGGATCGGGCTCCGCCACGGACTCCGCCACGGACTCCGCCTGGCGACGGGACCTGGCCGTACGGGCCGCCGTGGAGCAGGGCCTGATCGACGAGGACTCGCCCCTCCTCTGCCTGCTCGACACGGCCGGCATCCGCGCCTCCGCCGCCGCCCTGACCAGCGCCTTCGCCCGGGCCCTCGCCCCCGGCACCCCCGTCCTGCACGCCTTCGCCGTCAAGGCGGCCCCGCTCGTGCCGGTGCTGCGGCTGCTCGCCGACGCCGGGCTCGGCTGCGAGGTGGCCAGCCCCGGCGAGCTGGCCCTGGCCCGCGCGGCGGGGATCGCGCCGGAGCACATCGTCCTCGACTCCCCCGCGAAAACGGCCGCCGAACTGCGGGAGGCCCTCGCCCTGGGCGTCGCGGTGAACGCCGACAACCCCCAGGAGCTGGCCCGGCTCGACGCACTCGTCCGGGCGGCGGGCCCCGCACCCATCGCCTCCCCGATCGGCGTACGGATCAACCCGCAGACCGGCGCGGGCAGCATCGACGCCCTCTCCACCGCCACGGCCACCTCGAAGTTCGGCATCGCGCTGCGCGATCCGGGCGCGCGCGAGTGGCTCGTACGGGCGTACCTGGACCGGCCCTGGCTCACCCGGCTGCACACCCACTCCGGGTCCCAGGGAGTACCCCTGGCGCTCATCGCCGAGGGGGTACGGGAGCTGTACGCGCTGGCCGAGGAGATCAACGCTGCGGCCGGGCGGCGGCAGGTCGACACCCTGGACATCGGCGGCGGGCTGCCGGTGAACTTCACCTCCGACACCGCCACCCCCAGCTACGCGGAATACGTGAGCGCCCTGCGCTCGGCCGCCCCCGGGCTCTTCTCGGGGGCGTACGGGCTGGTCACGGAGTTCGGGCGGTCCCTGACGGCCAAGCACGGGCTGGTGCTGACCCGCGTCGAGTACACGAAGACCACCGGCGGGCGGGCGATCGCACTCACGCACGCGGGCGTCCAGCTGGCCACCCGAACGGTGTACGCCCCGGCGGCCTGGCCGCTGCGCATCCTCCCCTACTCCGCGAAGGGGACTCCGCTGACGGGGCCGCTCGTCGTCCAGGACATCGCCGGGCCGGCGTGCTTCGCGGGTGACCTGCTGGCGGCCGCGCGGGAGCTGCCGCTGCTGGCCCCCGGGGACCTGGTGTGCGTGCCCGACACGGGGGCGTACGCCTTCACCGCGCACTACGGGTACAACAGCCTGCCGCGCCCGGCGGTGCACGGCTTCACGGTGGACCCCTCGGGCGGGGTCCGCTTCGCCCTGGCCCGCGCGGCCCAGCCCCTCTCCACGATCCCCGCAGAGGCCGGCGCGGCCACCCCGAACGCCCTCCTCTGA
- a CDS encoding MurR/RpiR family transcriptional regulator, whose product MSESPAARLQKLFEGHRLTPTQRRIAHCMVRGAAEVPFLSSVELAELAGVSQPSVTRFAVALGFDGYPALRRHLREVAPTERAGSGDEDAYNEYQQAVQGEIENLRQLSAMLADPAPVREAGRLLAGSSPLPVLGLRAASSQARGFAYFAAKVHPDVRLLDEGGSMLADRIDAAAGAGASALLCFALPRHPKEVAEALEHARGAGLAVVTVADSAFAPVARHSDLLIPAPVGTGLAFDTACAPMLLGRVLLEAMADALPDAQARLEAFDARAAARGLFVE is encoded by the coding sequence ATGAGCGAGAGCCCTGCGGCCCGGCTGCAGAAGCTGTTCGAGGGGCACCGGCTGACGCCGACCCAGCGGCGCATCGCGCACTGCATGGTGCGCGGGGCGGCGGAGGTGCCGTTCCTGTCGAGCGTGGAGCTCGCCGAGCTGGCCGGGGTGAGTCAGCCCTCGGTGACCCGGTTCGCGGTGGCGCTGGGCTTCGACGGCTATCCCGCGCTGCGCCGGCACCTGCGGGAGGTGGCACCCACCGAGCGGGCCGGGAGCGGGGACGAGGACGCGTACAACGAGTACCAGCAGGCCGTGCAGGGCGAGATCGAGAACCTGCGGCAGCTCTCCGCGATGCTCGCCGACCCGGCGCCGGTACGGGAGGCCGGGCGGCTGCTGGCCGGGTCGAGCCCGCTGCCCGTACTGGGGCTGCGCGCGGCGTCCTCGCAGGCGCGCGGGTTCGCGTACTTCGCCGCGAAGGTCCACCCCGACGTACGGCTGCTCGACGAGGGCGGCTCGATGCTCGCCGACCGGATCGACGCGGCCGCGGGCGCCGGAGCCTCGGCCCTGCTGTGCTTCGCGCTGCCCCGCCATCCGAAGGAGGTCGCGGAGGCCCTGGAGCACGCGCGGGGGGCCGGGCTGGCCGTGGTGACGGTCGCCGACTCGGCCTTCGCGCCGGTGGCCCGCCACTCCGATCTGCTGATCCCCGCGCCCGTCGGCACCGGCCTGGCCTTCGACACGGCGTGCGCGCCGATGCTGCTGGGGCGGGTGCTGCTGGAGGCGATGGCGGACGCGCTGCCGGACGCCCAGGCTCGGCTGGAGGCCTTCGACGCGCGGGCCGCGGCGCGCGGGCTGTTCGTGGAGTAG
- a CDS encoding MFS transporter — protein MVSSPISAPPRPRSRLWTGNFGLYFTARVVSMLGDTMMPVALAVAMISLGYGVSGIGYALGAWMGSFALFVVFGGVFADRFHPLPQMIGADAVRCAAQGSFALYLWLGHPTLWFVIGGSVLGGIATAMFQPGTAGLVPQVSADPTQANGVLRVSEGASTMAGPAIAGVLVATTSTAWVFAIDAATFAISGICLLALALRLPRFTSGRQESTLANLREGWQEFRSRSWLWAVILIWWVLGVCVWGPLTPLGAASIIAEHGKAAFGYAEGAFGAGCVLGGLVAIRIRPARPLLGGAVAMFAFPMMPLAAALVPDLPLLMLGYAVSGVGWAFWGVQWSTTVQTRIPRDRLNRVTAYEVGGSILAIPFGQVLAGPASALFGVRPLLLAGAAIGLGCALALVLVRPVRTLVRRDTGASPSAGGAEGSQKPHGVPRGQLDPDPKDRTRR, from the coding sequence ATGGTGTCCTCGCCCATCTCCGCCCCACCCAGGCCCCGTTCCCGCCTCTGGACCGGGAACTTCGGCCTCTACTTCACCGCCCGCGTCGTCTCGATGCTGGGCGACACGATGATGCCGGTCGCCCTGGCGGTGGCCATGATCTCGCTCGGCTACGGGGTGAGCGGCATCGGGTACGCGCTCGGTGCGTGGATGGGCTCCTTCGCCCTCTTCGTGGTGTTCGGCGGGGTGTTCGCGGACCGCTTCCACCCCCTGCCGCAGATGATCGGCGCGGACGCGGTCCGCTGCGCGGCCCAGGGCTCCTTCGCCCTGTACCTCTGGCTCGGCCACCCGACGCTGTGGTTCGTCATCGGCGGATCGGTGCTCGGCGGCATCGCGACCGCGATGTTCCAGCCGGGCACCGCCGGCCTCGTCCCGCAGGTCTCCGCCGACCCCACCCAGGCCAACGGCGTGCTGCGGGTCAGCGAGGGCGCGTCCACGATGGCCGGTCCGGCCATCGCCGGCGTGCTCGTCGCCACCACCTCGACGGCCTGGGTGTTCGCCATCGACGCGGCCACCTTCGCGATCAGCGGGATCTGCCTGCTGGCGCTGGCGCTGCGGCTGCCGCGCTTCACCTCCGGCCGCCAGGAGTCCACCCTCGCCAACCTCCGGGAGGGCTGGCAGGAGTTCCGCTCCCGGTCCTGGCTGTGGGCGGTCATCCTGATCTGGTGGGTCCTCGGGGTCTGCGTCTGGGGTCCGCTCACCCCGCTCGGCGCGGCCTCGATCATCGCCGAGCACGGCAAGGCGGCCTTCGGGTACGCGGAGGGGGCCTTCGGGGCCGGCTGCGTCCTCGGCGGCCTCGTCGCGATCCGGATCCGCCCGGCCCGCCCGCTGCTCGGCGGGGCCGTCGCGATGTTCGCGTTCCCGATGATGCCGCTGGCGGCGGCCCTGGTCCCCGACCTGCCGCTGCTGATGCTCGGCTACGCGGTCAGCGGCGTGGGCTGGGCGTTCTGGGGCGTCCAGTGGTCCACCACGGTGCAGACCCGGATACCGCGGGACCGGCTCAACCGGGTGACCGCGTACGAGGTCGGCGGCTCGATCCTCGCCATCCCCTTCGGCCAGGTCCTCGCCGGCCCCGCCAGCGCCCTCTTCGGCGTCCGCCCCCTCCTCCTGGCAGGCGCCGCCATCGGCCTCGGCTGCGCCCTCGCCCTCGTCCTCGTACGCCCCGTCCGCACCCTGGTCCGGCGCGATACGGGGGCTAGCCCCAGTGCCGGCGGAGCCGAGGGCTCCCAGAAGCCGCACGGAGTCCCAAGAGGTCAACTTGATCCGGACCCCAAGGACCGGACTCGGAGGTAG
- a CDS encoding RNA-guided endonuclease InsQ/TnpB family protein produces the protein MALKANIKAGNLGRPGSERRTKAEGKPIAFRPEAAHPFDDRCLSWQYDAQTVSIWTTAGRIRKVRFACSVDAFKMLRQYRKGESDLVERDGVLYLVAVCEIPETPVDGNPDGFIGVDLGIVNIATTSTGYRAAGRGLNRYRKRQLELRQKLQAKGTKSAKRLLKRRRRKEQRHVANQNHVIAKKIVITAERTGCGIALEDLSGIRDRVRLRKDQRPQLHAWSFHQLAGFLEYKAKRVGVPQVYVDPAYTSQRCSECGYIDRKSRVDQATFACRSCGALMHADDNASRYVARKGQAVWAAGRESRVPATG, from the coding sequence GTGGCGTTGAAGGCGAACATCAAGGCGGGCAACCTCGGAAGGCCGGGTAGCGAGAGGCGGACGAAAGCCGAGGGCAAGCCGATCGCTTTCCGCCCGGAGGCGGCCCACCCGTTCGATGACCGGTGCCTTTCCTGGCAGTACGACGCGCAAACCGTCTCTATTTGGACTACCGCCGGGCGCATCAGGAAGGTTCGCTTCGCCTGCTCCGTCGACGCGTTCAAGATGCTCCGCCAGTACCGCAAGGGTGAGTCCGATCTGGTCGAACGAGATGGCGTGCTCTACCTGGTCGCCGTCTGCGAGATCCCCGAGACTCCGGTCGATGGGAACCCGGACGGGTTCATCGGCGTAGACCTCGGCATCGTCAACATCGCCACCACGTCGACCGGTTACCGGGCCGCAGGACGCGGCCTGAACCGCTACCGCAAGCGGCAGCTCGAGCTCCGGCAGAAGTTGCAGGCCAAGGGGACCAAGTCCGCCAAGCGTCTGCTCAAGCGTCGGCGTCGCAAAGAGCAGCGGCACGTTGCCAACCAGAATCACGTCATCGCCAAAAAGATCGTCATCACCGCTGAACGCACCGGCTGTGGGATCGCACTCGAAGACCTGAGTGGAATCCGTGACCGGGTACGGCTCCGCAAGGACCAGCGGCCGCAACTGCACGCGTGGAGCTTCCACCAGCTCGCCGGCTTCCTGGAGTACAAGGCGAAGCGGGTTGGGGTGCCGCAGGTGTATGTCGATCCGGCGTACACCAGTCAACGGTGCTCCGAGTGCGGTTACATCGACCGGAAGAGCCGAGTCGATCAAGCGACGTTCGCCTGTCGGTCCTGCGGGGCCCTCATGCACGCGGACGACAATGCGTCCCGCTATGTCGCCCGCAAGGGGCAGGCCGTGTGGGCTGCGGGGCGTGAGTCACGCGTCCCAGCCACTGGCTAG